A genomic segment from Nicotiana sylvestris chromosome 1, ASM39365v2, whole genome shotgun sequence encodes:
- the LOC104218056 gene encoding non-specific lipid transfer protein GPI-anchored 20-like, whose translation MAYKLLAFSNFVLSLIFMAVVLQAVDGQIISTPCTGPMITSFTPCVNFLTNSSSNGTSPTEDCCSALRTMMTNGTSCLCLIVTGGIPFQMPMNPNLAMSLPQACNMPGVPLRCKAPSPPAVVAPGPIGDTGAPSASPTSAPIIPARNPKDSTVPPPSPSTSTSPAEEIPSLTPPSPPAGSSPTATNSGSQTPTAPSAAPSLGYGVSLLFLLTAFGAISLSLY comes from the exons ATGGCTTATAAGCTTTTGGCTTTTTCAAATTTTGTTCTGTCACTGATTTTTATGGCAGTAGTACTGCAGGCAGTTGATGGGCAAATTATAAGTACACCGTGCACGGGACCGATGATCACTAGCTTCACACCATGTGTGAACTTCTTGACTAATAGCAGCAGCAATGGGACTTCACCAACTGAAGATTGCTGCAGTGCACTCAGGACTATGATGACCAACGGCACGAGTTGTCTCTGCCTTATTGTAACTGGTGGTATTCCATTCCAGATGCCAATGAATCCTAACTTAGCCATGTCTCTTCCCCAAGCTTGTAACATGCCTGGTGTTCCCCTCCGGTGCAAAG CCCCTAGTCCACCTGCGGTTGTTGCACCtg GTCCTATTGGTGACACTGGGGCTCCAAGTGCTTCACCAACATCTGCTCCTATTATCCCTGCTCGTAATCCTAAAG ATTCTACTGTTCCACCGCCGTCGCCATCAACTTCAACATCGCCAGCTGAGGAAATACCAAGTCTTACTCCACCATCTCCGCCAGCGGGTTCTTCACCTACGGCGACAAATTCCGGCAGCCAAACCCCGACTGCACCATCAGCTGCACCTTCTCTTGGCTACGGAGTTTCACTATTATTTCTGCTGACTGCATTTGGAGCAATTTCATTAAGCTTGTATTAG